GCCTGACCTCCGCAGCCCTCTAGGAGGCCTCTGCGGGggccccctgcctcccctctccTGAGGGCCTACCCGCCCCTTGCCCCTCCCCCAgtcgccctcccctccccctcagcgTGCGGCCCCCTGGCGCCCCGGGACCTGGATCTCCGTCAGGAAGTGGATGGCCTCCGGGAGCGTCACCAGGCGGTTTTTGGTCAAGACAAGTTTCCTCAGTTTCGTGCACCTGTGTGAAAGGACCGGCAGTTCTAGGCAGGTGATGGCGGGTAGGAGACGGAAATTTCCGGGCCGGGGGAGGGAAGGCAGGCACAGAGGAGCTGGGAGTGCGGCGGGTTTAAAAACGCCagggagggaaatggacttggcccagtggttagggcgtccgtctgctacatgggaggtccgcggttcaagccccgggcctccttgaccgtgtgcagctggccatgcgcagtgctgatgcgcgcaaggagtgccctgccacgcaggggtgtcccctgcgtaggggagccccaagcgcaaggagtgcgccccgtaaggagagccgcccagtgcgaaagaaagtgcagcctgccaggaatggcactgcccacacttcccgtgctgctgacgacaagagaagcggacaaagaaacaaaacgcagcaaaaagacgcagaaaacagacaactgggggaggggagaggaattaaataaataaaaaaataaatcttttaaaaaaaaaataaataaataaataaaataaaaacgcCAGGAAGAGTCGGAATTGCCTCGGGGCTAGCGGCTGGAAGTCCTTCTCTCTTTtaaaggaagtaccagggatggaacccgggacctcggatgtgggaagcaggcgctcaaccacggagccacacccgctccctgGCCGGGAGGTTGTGCGTGTGACTCCCGCGGGGCCTTCTGTACAAGGGCTCCCGGGTGGGAACAAGAGGGCCCTGGGACACACGGCCTGCCCTCGGGCAAGCTGGGACGCCAGCGGGCAACGTGCCCTCCCGCAGGGGCCAGGCGGCAGCACCGGCCCTCCAGCCGCGGGAGACCCCCACCCTGGGAACGGCGGGCTCGGGACTGCggggtctccacccaccgagcCCGGGGGAGGCGTCGGGCCCGGCCCCCGCCCAGGGCTGCCCGTGCCGGGAGCCCCCGCCCGCGGGCCGTGCCCCGGCACCTGCAGAGGCTCTCCGGGATGAGCTCCAGGTTGTTGTTGGCGGCCATGAACTCCTCGAGGCCGGCCAGCTTGCCGATGCCGGAGGGCAGCCCGTCGAAGTCCAGCCGGTTGGAGTTCAGGTACAGCTTCTTCAGCTTGCTCAGCTTACAGACGGCCGActgcaggggcaggggcgggcagCGCGGTCACGCCGAGCCggcgccgccccccgcccccggcgcccccCACGCACAGGCAGCGAGGTGAGCTGGTTGCGGGAGAGGTTCAAGGTCTCCACGTGCACCCACTGGTCGATGCACAGGGACAGCTCTGCGATCTGGTTGCTACTGAGGTTGAGGCGGCGCAGGCTGGGGAGGGTGTACAGGCACTCGGGCACGCGCGTCAGATCATTGCAGGACAGGTCCACGTCTGGGGGTACAGGGAGGGGCAGGTGTCGGCCGGGCAACACAGCTCTGCCACCCGCAGGCTGTGTGGCCGAGGCAggtgacttaacctctctgagtcccCATTTCTCCACGCGGAGGAAACACTCCTAGACTGGGATTGGCTGAATGCTCGCAGGTCAATGTTATTACCAACAGCATCATGGGGACAGGTTAATAGTGTAACCGCTGTCCGTTTCCTTCTGCAAGGCCATCGGAGAAGCAGGGCTCAGTCCGGCGCCTCAGAGGGAAGAGGATGCCCAGAGGGTCACCCCGGGAGCCGCTCACCTGCCAGGTTGCTCAGGCCCTCGAGGCTGGTGGGCAGGTTGCTCTGGGTGCGCTGTGTGTTGCGCAGGTGCAGCGTCTGCAAGGCGGTCATGGCCGGGAGCTGCCTGCGCGAGACGGCGGGCGGGGCTTGGGGGCGGGGCCgagagggcaggggcggggcggcCGCTGCCCAGGGGGGCGGGGCCGAGCGGGGCGGAGCCTGAGGGGCCCGCCAGGGGCCAGGGGCCCTGGGGTGCGTCTGGGACTGCCGGGCAGTTTCggctcgggggcggggccgggggcggggccggggcggggcgggcgcacCTGAGCTGGGCGTGCAGCAGCGGGTTCCCGTTGAGCACCAGCGTCTGCAGGTGCACCAGGCGGCGCATCTGGGGCGGCAGGCTCTCCAGGCGGTTCTCGCTGAGGTCCAGGTACAGCAGGTCCGTGAGGTTGATGAAGAGCTGGTTGGGGATGGCGTCGATGCTGCGGGCGGGAGGGTGGCCAGCGGCCTGAGCGGGTGCGGGGCGCGCCCCTGCtggccccgccccggcctcccgctccccacccccaggccccgccccggctGCCAACGCACCTGTTGTGGCTGAGGTTGAGCACCAGCATGGTTTTGGCATTCTCCAGCTCCCGCGGGCACTCCGTCAGCTGGTTATAGCTCAGGTCCTGGGGGGGAGGGCCCGGGTCAAGGGTGGCAGGGCCCCGCCCCACCTGCCGGGCCTCTGCCAGGCTCTGGGAACCGGGTGTGGCTCTGAGAACCTCGGGCAAGCACTGCCactcggagcctcagtttccccccttGTGAAATGGATAAAAACATCCCCTGGAGCCACAGCTGTGGGGCAGGTGAGGAGTGAAAGGATGGAGCTGCCCGGCAACCAGGGGGGTAGACGGCCACTGACCAGGACCGAGAGGTCATCCAGCTTGAAGATGTCATCAGGGACCCCGGAGTTCTTCAGGCTGTTGGCTCGAGCCACGATAGCCTGCGGATGAACCGAGAGGGCCCTGTGATCCAGCTTCCACCCCCACGGAGTAGCCGAGAGGCCAGGGAGGACCCCTTCCTCCAGGAAGGCCGCCGGAGCCCAGGCCTGAGTGCTCTCACACCTCTGGGCCGGGGGGGCTCTCACTGGGTTCCTGGTGAGCTCTTACTCACACCTCAAAGCCCACCTCAAATGTGCCCCATAGCCCAGCACAGGGCCGTCAGGGAACCTTTATCCGGATGAACAACCCATCTAAGCGGCACCACGCTGGTGCGTCCTATCTTTCTACCCTGTTCGCACTTGTGGCCCCAGAAGGCTGAAGGGACGGCTCTGAGGTCACACGACCAGGAAGCAGCAGGGTCCAGACCTGACTCGGGCAGCCCCGGTCCTGCAGCCATGCCCTGACCGTCTCAGGTCTCTGGCCTGGATAAGTGGACCCTCCGAGGCCCACCACTCCCGGGTGTCCAGGTGCACCATGGGAAGCAGAGGGACAGGCAGCGCATGGGGACTGCCCGCCCCCTCTACCTGCCAAGCCCACCCTACCCGCCTCCACCACTGCCCGGCGGGACCTGACCTCAGGGGCCTACGTTTCTTGGCTATCGAAACAGGTGGGAATCAGGATTAAATGATGTATTATCACCAATAATTTCAAAAATGGATGATGGAGGGCCTctttttccccacccccctggAATTCTCCGAGCCGCGTGGACGGCCTGGCACAGGGCGTCATCTTGCCTTTTCCCCTGACACCCAGGCCCCTGATGCTCCTGTGGGGCGGGTGGGGTCCCAGCTCAGCCTGGGGTCTGGCCTTGGCCCTGTTCTCCTGGCAGGTGCCAGCTCCCGTCCCTGCTCAATGCCCCTCCATGCCTGGTGGTCCCAGCCCAGCACCCGGTGGCTCCCTACCCCGTGCCCAGAGGCCCCCCAACCGTGCCTGGCAcacccccaccccttgcccaggGGTCTCCCCCGCCATGCCCGGCAGCGCCCCCCACTACCCAGCACTCACTCGAAGCGACGGCAGGCTGGAGAGCTCCCCGTGCAGCGTGGTCAGGTTGTTGTGGCTCACCGACAAGTGCTCCTGGACGGGAAGCAGGGGCCCCGTGGGGCGTCCCTCAGATCCTGCCCACCACCGTAACCTTGCACCCCCCAATCGAGGGCCCCTCAGCCATGCAGGCCTCCAGCCTACCTCCGcagtctccctccctccccggcTTCTTGCACACCTCCCAGGACAGGGTGCTCACTCCCTCTCGGCCACCTCTGATCACGGCTGTCGGAATGCTCCTCCCCTGTGCCAGCCACCCTCCACCCAGGCTCTGCCCGCCCGGCCCGGTCTCACCCACACAGACCCCCCACTGCCCGCCTGAAGCCCCTCACCAGCTTCTGCAGAGCGGCCAGCTCCTCGGGCAGGTAGCAGAGGCCCGTGCGGTTCAGCTTCAGCCACCGCAGGCTGGTCATGGATTTGACGTTCTCAGGGAAGTAGCCACCCTGTGCGGCGGGGGTGGGGACGTGACAGGGGGACTGGTCTAGGAGAAGCGAGGTACCCCCTCCTGGTGGCCCCCGGCCCACGGGAGCGTCTGGGGAGCCACAGGGCTGCCGCTCCCTGGCTGTCCCCCCACCCCACGGGGCTAAGAAAAGCCCCCAGGTGACAAAAGTGCCGTGCGGATGGACTGTCGGTGTGGCTGCTGGCCTGGGGTCTGTCTGTCCCACTGGGCTTGGTGCCTGGGGACGGAACAGGGCCTGGCCGAGGAATGTTCTGGTTTTGTCCCGTGCCCTGACTGAATCACCTGGGGGGGTGCCTCTGCCCCCACCATGCCACAGGCCCCTGGGCCACCCCTGGCCAGGCCCAGACTCCCACCGGCTGAAGTCTCAGCTCCCCGCCCTGGCGGCCTCGTTCGCTCCCTCGTGCCTCCCATGCCAGTGCCCCCACTACACCCCAGTCGGCGGGCTcaggaggggcagggctggagtGGCCACGCTCGGTGGAGGGCAGGGACGGCGTGTGCCCTTGATGCCCTTGGCCGGCGTCCCCTTTCCCTGGGGCAGCCACATTCCCGGGCGGTGACGCTGCCTCTCCCAGGCCAGAGAGGACGCGTGGAGACCCCGCGGGGCTGGGGGACAGTGAAGTGACCGTCTGGGCACGAGGCCAAAGGTGTGTCAGTAGGTACAGGAAGAACTGGCCTGCCTCCTGGGCCGTAGCTCCCCGCTGACCCTACCCCCAGCTAGAGCTGGGGCCCTGGGACCCCGTGGGCTGACAGGCAACACGGTACCCACTCTGTGCGGCTGACCCCCCACCAGGCCAGCTCCACCTGCTCCGACTGCCTTCCTCCCCTTCTCTGAGGTCAAGGGCACACACCCCCATGCCCCTTCCAGACTCCACTAGAaccacctccccttccccacccactgGGCCCTGTGGCTTGGTCCCCTGCCTCTGTCTGTCCAGCAGCTGCCCgctgaagccccgcccccgggAGGCCAGGTGGGgggtccggggtgggggggagaccCGCACACCGCCGCCCGCCACGCCCGCCGAGCCGGTTCAGCCTCGCGCCCTCCCGGGCGATGACGCGCAGCTCCTTCCCCGGGGAGAAAACCCAGGCCTCGGCGAggggaagtgacttgcccaagggcGGGGTGGCAGCGGCGGCGACGGCAGCGCGGGCCGGGAGTCAGGGCGCGGCCCGGCAGGGCGCCGCCGAGGGACGGGGGAGGCGGGCGCGGGGCTCGCGGGTGCAGCGGCGGCCGGCCCCCAGAGCGCGCGGGTCCCCGCGGCCTCGCTCCCCCGGGCCGGCCTGCGCAGGGGCCTCGCGGCCCGGGCCGGCGGGCGGCGCCCGGGCAGGGCTGTGCGGGGGCCCCGCGCGCCGGGAGGGCCACGCCCCGGCCCGGGCCGCGGAGGGGGGCGCGCCGGGCCGCTCACCTTGAAGTCGTTGCCGCTGAGGTCCACGCCGCGCACGAACGGCAGCACCCCGGTGGCCTCCATGGCGCGCTCTCGCCGCGGGCCGCGCGGGGCGCCGAGGGCGGACGCGGAGCGCGGCCGCCGGCTCCGCCCCTTTAACCCGCCCGCGCCCGggcgccggggccggggccgcgggCACCCGCGGCGCGCGCCCGGGGCCGCGCCTGCCCTCGGGGAGCGCGGCGCCGGCGGCCTCCGTTTCCCCGTAGGTTCCGGCTAAGGCTCGGAGCCGAGGGCCCCGCAGGCTGGTGGCGCGGCCGGCGCTGGAGGGGGCCTGCGGCGCGGGCCGAGGCGCGGGGCCCCGAAGAGCCCCGCGGAGCCCCGCAGAGCCCCCGGCGCGCACGTCGCCTCCCGAGGCCCACGAGCAGCTCCCAGCACACAGCAGGCGCCCGGCGAGCGGCGCGGCACGGTCGTCCCCAACGCGCGTTCACTCCCGTCGGGCGAGTTCCCCGAAGGCGCGGGCTCGGGGCGCCTCCCCCGCGCGCCCAGGGCGCCTCCCCCGCGCGCCCAGGGCGGGCCGAGCATTGCACAGCTGTCGCTGTTCTCAGCCGCCCTGCGCGGGGCTTGGGGGGCCTCGGGCCCCTGCTTTAccgaaggggaaactgaggccgcgGCGAGGGGACGCCTTCCCAGGTCCGCAGGCGGCGGGGCTGGGACCCTGGCCACAGCTGCGCCCGGTGGGCCAGCAGGTGATCTAAAATACCCCCAGGTGTCTGGCGGGTGGCCCTCGAAAAACCGCGGGCCCCGAGGGCTTTCTCCACCCCAAGGCCCGCGTCACAAGCGCACGGGGACCGCCGCTCCAGGCGCGAGGGtccactccccccacccagcGGGAGCAAAACTCAGTCCTGCGCCTTTAAGCATTTCGGCATTCGATAGGTCCCGCCCCCGAGGGAAGGGCTCCCGCCGGCCACGCCTTCCCACTGGCTGAGCCGCGCAGTATTTTGGCACGTGAACCGGCCGCTGGGCGCGCTGATTGGAGCCCCGGCCTGCTCGTCTGCGTGCCTCCGGGGGCCGCCCCCGCGCCTGGGCGCGCGGTCCCGGGGCCGCCGCGTTCCAGACCCGGGCGGGCCAGTGCGCGGAAGCCGCGGCGCGGGTCCGGCcgggaggggcagggcctgggcgcCTGCGACCCGAGTTCGAATCCCGCGCCGGGCACACCCCCTCTCTTCCCGGGACGCCGTTTTCCTCGTGTGAGCGGGCCCAGGCGCGGCCGGGGCGGCGGGGTTGGCGGCGCGGGGACGGGCGCCCGAGGGCCTGGCTGCGCTGAGTCGGGTTACGGTGACCCGCCCGGCCCTCCCCCCCGCGGCCCGAGATGGGAGGCGGCGGGTGGGGGCCTGCGCGACCCCCGGGGCCTGGGCAGACGCCACGTTCGGACCCGCGGGGGCGGGATAGTTAGCGCGATTTCCAGCTCGCAGCGTGGACTTCAGGTCCCGCTGGAGGCCGGCGACGGTACGGGGTCCCTTGTCACGCCTGGTGCACAGACGGGCTGCAGGGCGGGACGGGTCACCCGGCGNNNNNNNNNNNNNNNNNNNNNNNNNNNNNNNNNNNNNNNNNNNNNNNNNNNNNNNNNNNNNNNNNNNNNNNNNNNNNNNNNNNNNNNNNNNNNNNNNNNNNNNNNNNNNNNNNNNNNNNNNNNNNNNNNNNNNNNNNNNNNNNNNNNNNNNNNNNNNNNNNNNNNNNNNNNNNNNNNNNNNNNNNNNNNNNNNNNNNNNNNNNNNNNNNNNNNNNNNNNNNNNNNNNNNNNNNNNNNNNNNNNNNNNNNNNNNNNNNNNNNNNNNNNNNNNNNNNNNNNNNNNNNNNNNNNNNNNNNNNNNNNNNNNNNNNNNNNNNNNNNNNNNNNNNNNNNNNNNNNNNNNNNNNNNNNNNNNNNNNNNNNNNNNNNNNNNNNNNNNNNNNNNNNNNNNNNNNNNNNNNNNNNNNNNNNNNNNNNNNNNNNNNNNNNNNNNNNNNNNNNNNNNNNNNNNNNNNNNNNNNNNNNNNNNNNNNNNNNNNNNNNNNNNNNNNNNNNNNNNNNNNNNNNNNNNNNNNNNNNNNNNNNNNNNNNNNNNNNNNNNNNNNNNNNNNNNNNNNNNNNNNNNNNNNNNNNNNNNNNNNNNNNNNNNNNNNNNNNNNNNNNNNNNNNNNNNNNNNNNNNNNNNNNNNNNNNNNNNNNNNNNNNNNNNNNNNNNNNNNNNNNNNNNNNNNNNNNNNNNNNNNNNNNNNNNNNNNNNNNNNNNNNNNNNNNNNNNNNNNNNNNNNNNNNNNNNNNNNNNNNNNNNNNNNNNNNNNNNNNNNNNNNNNNNNNNNNNNNNNNNNNNNNNNNNNNNNNNNNNNNNNNNNNNNNNNNNNNNNNNNNNNNNNNNNNNNNNNNNNNNNNNNNNNNNNNNNNNNNNNNNNNNNNNNNNNNNNNNNNNNNNNNNNNNNNNNNNNNNNNNNNNNNNNNNNNNNNNNNNNNNNNNNNNNNNNNNNNNNNNNNNNNNNNNNNNNNNNNNNNNNNNNNNNNNNNNNNNNNNNNNNNNNNNNNNNNNNNNNNNNNNNNNNNNNNNNNNNNNNNNNNNNNNNNNNNNNNNNNNNNNNNNNNNNNNNNNNNNNNNNNNNNNNNNNNNNNNNNNNNNNNTGGGTCCCCCTCGGCTCGTTCTCAAGCCTTAGTCTCCTCCTCCGGACACAGAGGTTTGGCTCTCGGGGGGCTGCTGTGCCCAGCCCCGGTGGCGACCCAGGGCGAGGTAGCCTCACAGGCCGGGGAGGGCCAGTAGACTCGGGGGGCTGGAGGCTCTGGGCTCCCTGCTCCACCCTGCCAGAGGCCTCGGTGTCTCTGTGGGAGCCTCCTTTCCAGAGGACAGGTTGTGTGCAGGTTTGGGGGGCGGGGCAAGGGCTTGGACAGCGCCCCCTTCTCCTCCCAAGGAACCCCGCAGGTAGCCCCTTTCTCCTGAGAAATTCTCCTGGACTCGACTTAGCGCCCCAGCTGGACAGCCCCGGTGGGTGGTGTCCTGCCCACTCCTGCCCCCGGGCAGGCCTGGCTTCGCCCACCATGGCCATCCGGCTGTTCcccagcagatttttttttttttaatatttcttttatttttatttattcccccccacccccagctgcctGTGCTCGCTgtcttctgtgttcatttgctgtgtgttcttccgtgtctgcttgtcttttcttgcctttctttttaggaggcaccgggaaccgatcccgggacccccggtgtgggagagaggcactcagttgcttgcaccaccccagctccctggtctgcttgTCTCTCACCGTCTCTCTCTGCGCCTGCccttgtgtcattttgctgtgccagctctcctcggtgtgggctggcagctctccagagcacgggccagctcgccttcaccaggaggccctgggaatcgaacccggggcctcccaatggtagacgggagcccaaacgCGCAAGTCCCATCTGCCTCCCGCCCGGCTCTCTTACAGCAGACCATGGCAGAGTTCTCCCAGAGGCGGGGGAAGCGGCAGGGCGACGCCGCGGTGGGCAGCGCCGTGGACTTCCTCCTGGCCAACGCCCGCCTGGTGCTGGGCGTGGGTGGGGCCGCCGTGCTGGGCATCGCCACCCTGGCCGTGAAGCGGGTAAGGCCGGGCCGGGCCACCCCTGTGCTGCCTGAGGAGGGCCTCCGGGCTGGGGTGGGAGCCGAGGCCCAGGGAGGGCCGGCGGGCGCGGCTCCGTCCAGGGCCGCCCTGCTCTGCCACTCTGACCTGTGTCTCTGCCTGCAGCTCATTGACCGGGCCACCAGCCCACGGGACGAGGACGATGCCAAGCTGGACACCACGtgcctggaggacagctggaaggAGCTGAGCCTGCTCAAAGCCACACCGCGCCCGCAGCCCCGGCCTCCCCCCGCCAGCCTCAGCCAGCCGctgccgcccccggcccccctcGCCCGCTGCCCCAGGTGAGCGGCACCCCTTCCTGTGTCGTGGGCTCCCCTTCGGTGGCCGCCTTCGGGAGACGAGGCGTGACTGCGTCCTGGAGTTCACACCAGGCTCTGCCGCTGGTCCTCGGGAGGGCGGTCGTGTCCCTGAATCTTGGTGGGGAGCACGTTCCCCTGCCCTCCACCGCTTGGGGTGCTGCTGGAGCCCCAACCACTGTGCTCTGGCTGCAGTAGGGTGCAGTGTGGAGCAGGGCGGCAGCGCACTTAGGGCAGGGACGTGAGCGGGGGGTACAGGGCGCTCACATGGGGAAACTGCGGCCCCCAGAGGCACCCGTGCAGGGCGCTTGCTGGCAGAGCACAGGCAGAGCCCCATCTCCCAACACTGCCTACCCACGGGGTGGAGGCGGGGGAGCGCGGGGCCGTGAAGGAGTGTGTCGTCGGGTGGCCGCCGCCTGCGTGAAGCAGGGCTCGGCGCTCCCAGCTGGCCTTGCCAGCCCACCGTACCCGGGGTGAGGCGGGGCCCGGGCTGTGTCACTCGGCCGGAGGCGGGCAGAGCTCTAACTCGTGCCCTCCCACGCAGAAGGGCCTGGGGACGGCCATCCTGGAGAAGACAGCCATGCTGcggcccccgccgcccctggcTCCCCCGTCGCGCTGTGCCTGACCTTCCAGGAGAGGCTGCTGGCCTTCGAGCGGGACCGCCTGGCTGTCCCCGCGGCCCACGAGGCCCTGGCCAAGCAGCTGGCGGGCGCCATCGGCCTCGAGCTGCAGGCCTACCTGCGGGCCAAGTTCCCGGCGCTGCCCTTCGGCGCCCTCGAGCCGGGCGGGCCGCTGTACGACGGGCTGCGGGCGGGGGCGGCCGAGCCCGTGCGCCTCCTGGCCCCGCTGGCGCTGGAGCCGGGCCTGTGGAGCCTGGTGGCGGGCGCCGACACGGTGGCCGGGGATCCCCGCTGCTGGGCCGTGCGCAGGACGCAGCTGGACTTCCGCCCCCGCGGGAGCAGCGCCTGGGACCGCTTCCTGGTGGGCGGCTACCTCTCGCCCCGGCCGCTGCTGGCGCTGCTCCGCAAGGCGCTGGCCTGCTCCGTCAACTGGCCGGCCATCGGGGCCCTGCTCGACTGCCGGATCCGGCCCGCCGTGGCCTCGCAGGAGCTGCTGCTCGAGGTGCGGCACGCGTGCCTGGAGCTCCGCGTCGCCGTGCTGCCCGCGGTGGCCGACGCGGGCCCCCTCCTCCTGGCCCGGCCCCTGGAAGGGCCGGCCGGGAACTTGTGGCTGCAGGACTGGTACCCGGCCGAGGTCGCCGGGCTGCGGGCCCTGGACGGTAGCGACGCCGGGGCCCGCTGGCGGCTCCTGGGGCTGCTGTGCGGCGTGTGCCGCGGCCACCCGGTCCTGGGCGGGCTGGGCCGGGAACGCCTCGCCCAGGTGGTCCTGCACCTGGGGGCGGAGGCAGCCGGCTGGGCCGAGGGGGCCTTGGGGCAGCGCTTCCTGCAGGCCCTGGAGGAGCTCCTGGGCGGCCTGGAGCGGGCCTGGCTGCCCTGCCACTTCAACCCAAGCGTCAACCTCTTGGACGACTTGCGCGAGGAGGAGGTCGACGCCATGGGCTACGCGCTCTACAGCAGCCTGCAGGAGCCCGGGCGGCTGCTCTGGGTGGCTGGGGGCGGCGCGCTCTCTGAAGGTGGAGAGCAGCCTCCCTCTCGCTTCTAGCTGCGCTGAGACGTAGCGCCCTTACGCACGTGGGGTGCCGGGAGCTCGGGGTCTCTTCGCCCCAGAGAGCTTAGGGCCCTGTCACCTGAGCGCAGGCGGGCTGCCTCCGGGTGGCTGGAGCGCCGTCCACGTGCCCAGGCCCCTCGTGGAGTAGTTCTTCTACCGGGAGAAAGTGGTTTTAGCACTTTCCTGGGGTGCAGCTCCCAGGCGTCTGGGGACGTGGGGCCCGAATGGTTGGTCTCACGGGCTCTGTCCCCCGGCGGCTGCAGGCCCCTGGTGTGCCAGGAGTGCTGCCTTTTGGCAGGTAGAAAGGACCACACGTGGTTGGCTCTTGTCTAGCTCTGGAACCGTGCGTGGGGGCAGGAAACCAGGCTGCCTGCTGGCGACCCCGTCGCGTCTCGGAGGGTCCTCTTCCCCCCAGCTCGTCGAGCGCTGTCTGGGCTGCGGACGGCCCTGGGAGCCGAGGTCCTGGCCAGAGCCAGAGCCGGGGAGCGCGCCTTCAGCTTGGCGGGCAGACCCGGCTCCAGCACGTGCCAAAATGAGTGGCCTTGGCGAGGCCCGCGACCCGCCTTCGCAGCCTGCCCCCTCGAAGCCTGGCCGAGGTGGCAGGGTCGGCGCGGGGAGACTCCCTCCCGCCAGGTGCAAAGCTGTGCTTCAAAGGACGTGAGAATAAAAGGAGAGCTCCCGCTACACGTGTGACTGCAGtgctggggaggggtggctggGCGCGCCCGCCTGCTGCTCTGGGAGAATGCTGGCAGTCCTGTGGCTGAGCGGAGGTGGGGGATGTGATGAGGAAAGCCGGTGGAGTCCATGGAATGAGGGGTTCCTGTGCGATGGCTTTAGGGCTGGGAACCCACTGAGGGTTTAGATTCTTCTGGAAGGCTGAACTTGGCCGTTCCCTGGCACAGGTGATCCCTCGCCCTCCCGCGCCACTCGTGCTGTTGGGAAAGCAGGGGGAAGCAAGTGCATCTTGACGTCCCTGGACCTGTGTCCCCCTCCCTGCTTCTCTGCTTTGCTCCCCGTAGTGTGAGGTCACTGCAGAAGGGGGGAGCAGGGCCAGGCCTCCCCCATCCAAGGGGCTGTCACGCGGGCAGATGAGATGGGAGTGGACGGCTGGGTGCTGGCCGTGAGGGGCGGCTCGCGGCACTGGGGGGCCCTCCTGAAGGCGACTAGGCTGCCCTGGAGGGTGCTCGCTGGGCAAGCACTCGGTGGCTCCACAGCACTGAACCTGGGGTGGGCATCGGGGGGTGGGAGTCGTGCTGCAGCTTTGATCAGCCCTGACAGTGGTGACGGGTCAGCCAGGGAGCGGCCTGTGGCGTCCTGCCCATTGACAGGGAATGGCTTCCGCCCTGCTGCTTGG
This genomic stretch from Dasypus novemcinctus isolate mDasNov1 chromosome 21, mDasNov1.1.hap2, whole genome shotgun sequence harbors:
- the MIEF2 gene encoding mitochondrial dynamics protein MID49 → MVDGSPNAQVPSASRPALLQQTMAEFSQRRGKRQGDAAVGSAVDFLLANARLVLGVGGAAVLGIATLAVKRLIDRATSPRDEDDAKLDTTCLEDSWKELSLLKATPRPQPRPPPASLSQPLPPPAPLARCPEGPGDGHPGEDSHAAAPAAPGSPVALCLTFQERLLAFERDRLAVPAAHEALAKQLAGAIGLELQAYLRAKFPALPFGALEPGGPLYDGLRAGAAEPVRLLAPLALEPGLWSLVAGADTVAGDPRCWAVRRTQLDFRPRGSSAWDRFLVGGYLSPRPLLALLRKALACSVNWPAIGALLDCRIRPAVASQELLLEVRHACLELRVAVLPAVADAGPLLLARPLEGPAGNLWLQDWYPAEVAGLRALDGSDAGARWRLLGLLCGVCRGHPVLGGLGRERLAQVVLHLGAEAAGWAEGALGQRFLQALEELLGGLERAWLPCHFNPSVNLLDDLREEEVDAMGYALYSSLQEPGRLLWVAGGGALSEGGEQPPSRF